A region from the Citrobacter telavivensis genome encodes:
- a CDS encoding AMP-binding protein, with translation MKQTLTLAEWLTSPRPANTPIAWLDERHWTLGHLRHDVARLMAHLQQQEGSRWALCFENSYLFIVALLAALHAGKTPVIPGHNRVSLLDEQRALFDGVLSDKTLGWQGPLWVVSSAMTLSDEAFIFPPLRHDAFIELFTSGSTGQPKRIVKPVDRLDHEAELLAARFADRLAGCRIVASVVPQHLYGLTFRIFLPMALGLPLHAAMLYYAEQLAALGREHRYVFISSPAFLKRLDHQLPAPSVDMILSAGGMLPWQDVTQTAAWLNVWPDEIYGSTETGILAWRYRQQENVTWLPFPGVSFTAEDEAFRVFSPLIADANGLLLDDILQFEPNGQFRLMGRRGRVVKIEEKRISLSEVEQRLLELEGIRDVAALPIARGGRQGVGVLLVLNDEARQRWQNSGGKTQELTWRRALLPWLEPVAVPRYWRVIDEIPVNSMNKRVYAQLQELFHDTP, from the coding sequence ATGAAGCAGACCCTGACGCTTGCCGAATGGCTCACCTCCCCTCGTCCGGCGAACACGCCCATCGCCTGGCTGGACGAACGTCACTGGACGCTCGGTCACTTGCGCCACGATGTCGCACGGTTGATGGCGCACCTGCAACAGCAGGAAGGCAGTCGCTGGGCACTCTGTTTTGAAAACAGCTATCTGTTTATCGTTGCGCTGCTGGCCGCCCTGCATGCGGGGAAAACGCCTGTGATTCCAGGGCATAACCGCGTCTCTTTGCTGGACGAGCAGCGGGCGTTGTTTGACGGTGTGCTGAGCGATAAAACGCTCGGCTGGCAGGGACCGCTGTGGGTTGTCAGCTCAGCCATGACGCTCAGCGACGAGGCGTTTATCTTCCCGCCCCTGCGCCACGATGCGTTTATCGAGCTGTTTACCTCGGGCTCGACCGGGCAGCCGAAACGTATCGTCAAACCCGTTGACCGTCTGGACCATGAAGCCGAACTGTTGGCAGCGCGCTTTGCCGACCGCCTGGCAGGCTGCCGGATAGTGGCCTCGGTTGTACCACAGCATCTGTACGGTCTGACGTTCCGCATTTTCCTGCCGATGGCGCTGGGCCTGCCGCTGCATGCGGCCATGCTTTACTATGCGGAACAACTGGCCGCGCTGGGCCGCGAACATCGCTATGTGTTTATCAGCAGTCCGGCGTTTTTAAAACGCCTCGACCACCAGCTTCCTGCGCCGTCGGTGGACATGATCCTCTCGGCAGGCGGCATGTTGCCGTGGCAGGACGTGACGCAGACCGCCGCCTGGCTGAACGTCTGGCCGGATGAGATCTACGGCAGCACCGAGACCGGCATTCTGGCCTGGCGCTATCGTCAACAAGAGAATGTCACCTGGCTGCCCTTCCCCGGCGTGTCATTTACCGCAGAAGATGAAGCATTTCGCGTCTTCTCTCCGCTGATCGCCGACGCTAACGGTCTGCTGCTTGACGATATCCTGCAGTTTGAGCCAAACGGCCAGTTCCGCCTGATGGGACGCCGTGGGCGAGTGGTCAAAATTGAAGAGAAACGCATTTCGCTCAGCGAAGTTGAGCAACGCCTGCTGGAGCTGGAGGGCATCCGCGACGTCGCCGCCCTGCCGATTGCGCGTGGCGGTCGCCAGGGGGTGGGCGTACTGCTGGTCCTGAATGACGAGGCGCGCCAGCGCTGGCAGAACAGCGGCGGAAAAACCCAGGAGCTGACGTGGCGACGGGCGCTGCTGCCGTGGCTGGAGCCGGTCGCCGTACCGCGTTACTGGCGGGTCATCGACGAAATCCCGGTCAACAGTATGAATAAGCGTGTCTATGCGCAATTACAGGAGTTGTTTCATGATACCCCATGA